The genomic DNA GGCAGATTGATGCGAAGCGCGCGGAAATATCACGCATGCAGGCGTCGGAATACAACATTTCCAAGGAGCAACAGTTGCGCACAGACAAGAAGAAGTTGACGATATTTTAAAAGCAGCTCCGACAGCCGTTCCGGGATCCGCGACTAGGATAAATCACGTAGtaataaaagaaatatcaaactTAAACCGTAATCCTCTATAAGTTTTCCAATGTTCGACGGTATATATTTGAGGacttttttttagaataactTTCTGTGGATAGTTTTACACCTCTACTGTTCACCTTCTCGCTCCAATGCCGCTTTGGTTTCGCGCTTGATCGTTTGGGCAATGATCTTCAACACCTGCGGGTCGGTTATCTGACCGCATAGCTGTTGGAAGCATCCGTTCATGATGTCTTTCACCAAGGTAGCGTTGCCAGCCACTGACGGACGTTGGCGTTGGTTCGCCTCCTTGAGCTCGTTACATTCCTTTTGCAGCTGTGCCAGCTGCGCTTGAAGCTCTTCCAATCGACGATCTCCCAGTTCAATTTGTTCGTTTAGGCGATTCCGCTCACGTTGGGCTTCTTCCAGTTGCTGCAGTGTTGCTTTCATTTCTTTGGTCTTACTTTCAACGGAATGTTTTTCCTCTACGAGTTGGGTTTCCAGCCCGGCGAGCTTCTCCTTTTGCTGTCCTATTTCCGAACGGCATGCCTCCAGCCTAAGTTCCAAACTAAGCACACTTTCCTTGAGGCGTCGTTCCGATTCTTCTAGCGTTCGTAGCTTCCCTTCCATCAGTGCCTCTGCCTCACGTTTACCATCTCTGTCGGCTGTCTCCAATGTGCGCACTTTGCTTTTCAATGCATGGTTCGCACGTTTCAGCTCGAGCAGTTTTTCCTCCAGTTCCAGTActtccgcatccttgtcggcgGCAACTGACGATGATGACCGGTCACCTGCACCGTGCACGCTTAGCAGATCGATCTTGTCGAGCACACGATCAAGCTTGGATTCTAGCTTTGTCAAGTTCATGCGCATTTCGGTGTTTTGCATGCGGCTTTCACTCATCACCAAATTGAAATTCATGTCTGCCATGGTCGCCCCGGTCGCTTGATTCGGCACTGCATTGCAATTCGTTGGCATCATTCCAGCCAGCGGAACCATCTGCATGCTTACGGTTGACATTAGGTTAGGTCTGCGGGCGGTTGTTCGCGTCGTTATGGTTTCAATCTTTGAATCGGACGTATCGGATGAATCGGAACCAGGTGCTGTCGTGGGGATGGGTGGTGCTTTAGTTTTTTCGTGCATCGAAGGCATAGCTTGCCCACCCATTCGTGCCATGCGGGCTGCAAGCTCGGATCGCTTACTCTTCGGAGGTTCTGGTTCTTTTTCCACCTCCGACAATGGTTCCTCCACCACCGGTTCGCGTTCCACACAGCACCAAGATTCAATGGCCGTAAGCAACGCCTTACGGTCGAATTCACTTTCAAACAGAATGCTCCAAAAATCGTTCGAATCATCCGCACGGAACTGTAGGTAGTCTTGCTTGAGCAGTATCTTTGTGTCGCGGGTTAATGTTACCGTGCCGAGCACATCCGTTTTCGTACGGTACAATAGCAACCTGTGGCCGCTGGAGGAGTTGAGCAAAGCGAGTCCTAATTTGCCTAAGAAAACGTTATCACCATCAACGCTGGAAGAGTGACGGCGAGGAGTTAATGGTTTGGCTTTGCAAACGTTAAAAAGTTCACTTACAGCTTGTAAGCCGTTACCACCAATGCCCGCACGATGGTCCATTCCGGAGGTTTGCTTGCATCTTCGATCGCTTCATCGTCATCGGCCTGTTCGGCAGGAATGTATCGGAAGTTGGATGGACCGTACCGATCCGAGATCTTGACCGGTTTCGGTGCCACGGGAGCGTTTGCCCGTTCGTTATTACTGTTCACGGTGACTTTTGGACCAATACCAAATATTTTCGCCAATGTGGATCTGCATGAACAGAAGGCAATTCAATTAGTCACCAACTTTTGCACTTCCTGGTGCTACTCGTCCTACTCACTTGCCAGTAGTGTTGGGCGCTGGTTTAAAGAACTCTTCGTCGTCCGATTCATGGTTACCGGATTGTCCAACGTTACCGAACATAGGAACGGTGTATTTACCCTAAGAAAAGCGCAATAATGGAgcctagttttgtttttatacaGTAGCGATTAATCGTTTGTTTTGATAATTTTCAGTTCATCAACAATATTTGACAGCGAAACGGATGCGAGCACAGGGTGGTACATAGATTTGCACAAATACAGCAAATTACAGCAAaccaaataataaaaaattataagcAATGGAGATTTATACAATGGATTGTGCGTTGCAAGATGAAAATGGAAGAGAATACTCATAATAGGTTACTCAGTACACAAATAAAAGAGTTTAAAGAGCAGTTCTGATGGATTCTCCGAATAAAATTCACACATTGCAAGCATCCCGCTTGAGCTGACAGCATGTGCTGTGAGTTTTGACAAGTTGAAGTTGGCAAAACAAACATGTCAGCTGATGGACGTACATAAATCGATCATTATTGAACGTACAACAGgtctttgttttccattttcctgaACCATAGCTGCACTTCTTGTTGTACTCAGATCGATTTAACACTTAGCGCAGTTACCCTTACAAGAATAAACCCTTTAATTGCATTGTCTCCGTCTAATTAGAAAGTTCTCCCACTCCGTCTCCATCGCCAACAGTTGACCTTCCATTTGCCTATCTGTCCCCCCCTACCAACGTGTAAGCAATCACAATCAATCATTGTGGTTCACTCGATCAGTCGAGAACGAGTGAAATTCCTACGGCAAACTCGCAGTTCTTGTCCGATATCTTTCAACGCCCTCATCCAAGCATCCTCATATCGTAGCAGAAATATGGCCCAAACGGTGCAGAAACAGTACAGCTTGGCGGAAGTGGCCCAACACAACAAACCGGACGACGTGTGGATGGTAATCCATGACAAGGTGTACGATGTGACCAAATTTCTCCATGAGGTACGTACACGTCTCTTGGCCTTTCGGGCTTGGATTGCTTTATCTCGTGGAAGATGGCACTTATCACTATCGCCATtcattatgtgtgtgtgttcatgtTTGCTCCAACCGTCTTTCCCGTAGCATCCAGGTGGCGAGGAGGTGCTGATCGAGTGGGCTGGCAAGGAAGCGACAGCCGAGTTTGATGACGTTGGACACAGTTCGGATGCCAAGTAGGTTACAAGGTGTACCAGACCTCCCAATCTACCCATTTCCAAACGGTTGCACGCATTGAGCAATCAAGCGGCTCCGTGGACGGTGTTTTGATGCAATGGAAACCAGGGTCAAATGCTCGCGTTGCAATTTTTATGTTCGTTTTCGCTATGTTTTTAAttcgtttcgtgtttttttttctgtacgcCTCTTTTTCTACAGAGAACAAATGAAGCAATTCCTGGTCGGTGAAATCATCGAGACGgaacggaaaaagaaaactggcGCCGGGTAAGTTTTTTACAGTTGGTGTTTTCCCTTAACCTTTATGTACACCACCTTCATGCATGTAGGCGAGCGACAAATTCTTTGTGTCCTTAGCACACGGGAACCACTTTGTTGCGGCTAACGTGTGGCTTTGTTTTTATCGCTTACACCATtcttttatacttttttcccctttctaCCAAGTAGCGTGTCTGTCCCTTCCAATGAATCCTCA from Anopheles stephensi strain Indian chromosome 2, UCI_ANSTEP_V1.0, whole genome shotgun sequence includes the following:
- the LOC118504358 gene encoding uncharacterized protein LOC118504358, whose amino-acid sequence is MFGNVGQSGNHESDDEEFFKPAPNTTGKSTLAKIFGIGPKVTVNSNNERANAPVAPKPVKISDRYGPSNFRYIPAEQADDDEAIEDASKPPEWTIVRALVVTAYKLVDGDNVFLGKLGLALLNSSSGHRLLLYRTKTDVLGTVTLTRDTKILLKQDYLQFRADDSNDFWSILFESEFDRKALLTAIESWCCVEREPVVEEPLSEVEKEPEPPKSKRSELAARMARMGGQAMPSMHEKTKAPPIPTTAPGSDSSDTSDSKIETITTRTTARRPNLMSTVSMQMVPLAGMMPTNCNAVPNQATGATMADMNFNLVMSESRMQNTEMRMNLTKLESKLDRVLDKIDLLSVHGAGDRSSSSVAADKDAEVLELEEKLLELKRANHALKSKVRTLETADRDGKREAEALMEGKLRTLEESERRLKESVLSLELRLEACRSEIGQQKEKLAGLETQLVEEKHSVESKTKEMKATLQQLEEAQRERNRLNEQIELGDRRLEELQAQLAQLQKECNELKEANQRQRPSVAGNATLVKDIMNGCFQQLCGQITDPQVLKIIAQTIKRETKAALEREGEQ
- the LOC118504362 gene encoding cytochrome b5-like isoform X3 translates to MAQTVQKQYSLAEVAQHNKPDDVWMVIHDKVYDVTKFLHEHPGGEEVLIEWAGKEATAEFDDVGHSSDAKEQMKQFLVGEIIETERKKKTGAGVSVPSNESSASSWFGSIKAKFFG
- the LOC118504362 gene encoding cytochrome b5-like isoform X1: MAQTVQKQYSLAEVAQHNKPDDVWMVIHDKVYDVTKFLHEHPGGEEVLIEWAGKEATAEFDDVGHSSDAKEQMKQFLVGEIIETERKKKTGAGITINQRSALIAGSALAIGAGLALIFKASSKK
- the LOC118504362 gene encoding cytochrome b5-like isoform X2, whose product is MAQTVQKQYSLAEVAQHNKPDDVWMVIHDKVYDVTKFLHEHPGGEEVLIEWAGKEATAEFDDVGHSSDAKEQMKQFLVGEIIETERKKKTGAGSVSVPSNESSASSWFGSIKAKFFG